Proteins co-encoded in one Campylobacter ornithocola genomic window:
- a CDS encoding CCA tRNA nucleotidyltransferase → MQRLKIDLKNDYDFLSIKNILKPYTQRAYLVGGCVRNSFLDLSSDDYDIEIYDINPRLFDELMQKLGANGVGKSFYVYKYKKFDLALARYENKISIGHRGFEVKVCNNEQEGAKRRDFTINALMVNIFDFKFLDFFNGLQDLQAKIIRHIDDKSFVEDSLRVLRGISFACRFDLMIAKESLKLMQTMDISDLSKERINNELYKIFKTSKLDKAYEYFKILNLEEKIFFHQSCNKEFERLLEQSQKIICDEALFLYLYLNFFHINKEDFFKKTKLKKELLKKCEQEFILGKIDDFDLAKIALKMPLCKWLGLWSDERIMQAKKLNLYNYAFESKISAKELFKEGFSGKELGIELEKRKLQELKNYIKEQK, encoded by the coding sequence TTGCAAAGATTGAAGATAGACTTAAAAAATGATTATGATTTTTTAAGTATCAAGAATATACTTAAGCCTTATACACAAAGGGCTTATTTAGTTGGTGGTTGTGTAAGAAATTCTTTTTTAGATTTATCTAGTGATGATTATGATATAGAAATTTATGACATTAACCCTAGACTTTTTGATGAACTTATGCAAAAACTTGGAGCAAATGGAGTAGGAAAAAGTTTTTATGTATATAAATACAAAAAATTTGATTTAGCTCTAGCACGATATGAAAACAAAATTTCTATAGGACATAGGGGTTTTGAAGTTAAAGTTTGTAATAATGAGCAAGAAGGAGCTAAAAGAAGAGATTTTACTATTAATGCATTGATGGTAAATATTTTTGATTTTAAATTTTTAGATTTTTTTAATGGTTTGCAAGATTTACAAGCAAAGATTATAAGACACATTGATGATAAAAGTTTTGTTGAAGATAGTTTAAGGGTACTTCGTGGAATTTCTTTTGCGTGTAGATTTGACTTAATGATTGCAAAAGAAAGTTTAAAATTAATGCAAACTATGGATATAAGTGATTTATCTAAAGAACGTATTAATAATGAACTTTATAAGATTTTTAAAACCTCAAAACTTGATAAGGCATATGAGTATTTTAAAATTTTAAATTTAGAAGAAAAAATATTTTTTCATCAAAGCTGTAATAAAGAATTTGAAAGACTTTTAGAACAAAGTCAAAAAATAATTTGCGATGAGGCTTTGTTTTTGTATTTGTATTTGAATTTTTTTCATATAAATAAAGAGGATTTTTTTAAAAAAACAAAATTAAAAAAAGAACTATTAAAAAAATGTGAACAAGAATTTATTTTAGGTAAAATCGATGATTTTGATTTAGCTAAAATTGCTTTAAAAATGCCACTTTGCAAATGGCTTGGGCTTTGGAGTGATGAACGTATTATGCAAGCTAAAAAACTAAATTTATATAATTATGCTTTTGAAAGTAAAATTAGCGCAAAAGAATTATTTAAAGAAGGGTTTAGTGGAAAAGAGCTTGGAATTGAACTTGAAAAAAGAAAATTACAAGAATTAAAAAACTATATAAAGGAGCAAAAATGA